A stretch of the candidate division KSB1 bacterium genome encodes the following:
- a CDS encoding DUF1289 domain-containing protein, translating into MDEIQSPCINICRLNNQTGLCEGCKRTMDEIENWPFYSDSEKLLVLEKIDIRKISILKGVEQK; encoded by the coding sequence TTGGATGAAATTCAATCTCCGTGTATTAACATTTGTAGATTAAATAATCAAACAGGTTTGTGTGAAGGTTGTAAACGGACTATGGATGAGATTGAAAATTGGCCATTCTATAGTGATAGTGAAAAACTATTGGTTTTAGAAAAAATAGATATCAGGAAAATAAGCATTCTAAAAGGCGTGGAACAAAAATGA
- a CDS encoding SCP2 sterol-binding domain-containing protein yields the protein MSIRFKSLQEAIDKLPEFFQPENAEGIDAVIQLEFFGDDGGNWYLTVKDNTLNVSEGNSDNPTMTITAAAEDWLKVANNEASPMSLLMQGKIKLQGDMGLAMKFQNMFSMS from the coding sequence ATGAGCATTCGTTTTAAATCTCTTCAGGAAGCAATCGACAAACTTCCCGAGTTCTTTCAACCGGAAAATGCGGAAGGAATCGATGCGGTGATTCAACTGGAATTCTTTGGTGATGACGGTGGAAATTGGTACTTGACTGTGAAAGATAATACACTGAATGTATCGGAAGGGAATTCTGATAATCCAACCATGACAATTACGGCGGCGGCAGAAGATTGGTTAAAGGTGGCAAATAACGAAGCCAGTCCGATGTCCCTCCTAATGCAGGGAAAAATCAAATTGCAAGGAGATATGGGTTTGGCAATGAAATTCCAAAATATGTTTTCAATGTCATAA
- a CDS encoding molybdopterin-dependent oxidoreductase — translation MFSTRRDFLYSSIIIGAATLMKGSIGLSSLLNQLDPIKDGKLLAVLPFSGEGRAAIGNIIGEGLNGRLALDLTKLDAKTLITPNNEFYIRTRLPALIDLNKSWKMDVHGLVNSRISLSLKDLQSLVRPMEVHLLECSGNNRGRGFGLISSAKWSGIPVIDVLKKIHTSPKSTRVLISGFDEHSPKILRRTSSTPGASWIFTFEDLESSGAFFATEMNGKSLPLDHGFPIRLVMPGWYGCSCIKWVNEIKLVDDTEKPTSQMREFASRTHQDGTPLLAKDFQPAIIDQTAMPIRVEQWLVNDRIEYRIIGILWGGQRPTDKLMIRFNSGEKYQPVESYDHNTNKTWTLWAHTWKPLKPGSYDIQITIDDSSIRTRQLDNGYYIRAVKIDKV, via the coding sequence ATGTTTTCTACAAGACGAGATTTTCTGTATAGTTCGATCATAATTGGCGCTGCAACTTTGATGAAAGGATCGATTGGATTATCATCTTTATTAAATCAGCTAGATCCAATAAAAGATGGCAAATTACTGGCTGTTTTGCCGTTTTCCGGTGAAGGCCGAGCAGCAATCGGTAATATAATCGGCGAGGGGCTAAATGGTCGATTGGCGCTTGACTTAACCAAACTCGATGCCAAAACTCTGATCACCCCCAACAATGAATTCTATATTCGTACCAGGTTACCGGCGCTTATCGATTTAAATAAATCCTGGAAAATGGATGTCCATGGGTTGGTTAATTCGAGGATATCACTTTCCTTAAAGGATCTACAATCACTAGTAAGACCAATGGAAGTGCATTTATTGGAATGCTCCGGCAATAATAGAGGCCGTGGCTTTGGATTGATCAGTTCTGCAAAATGGTCGGGAATTCCAGTTATCGATGTACTGAAAAAAATTCATACTTCTCCCAAAAGTACCAGGGTACTTATCTCTGGATTTGATGAGCATTCACCAAAAATATTGCGCAGGACATCTTCAACCCCCGGCGCTAGCTGGATTTTTACTTTTGAAGACCTGGAATCTTCCGGCGCTTTTTTTGCCACTGAAATGAATGGAAAATCCTTACCTTTGGACCATGGCTTCCCCATTCGACTGGTCATGCCTGGCTGGTATGGATGCTCCTGCATCAAATGGGTGAATGAGATTAAATTAGTAGATGATACTGAAAAGCCCACAAGTCAGATGCGGGAATTTGCCAGTCGAACACATCAGGATGGAACGCCTCTTTTGGCAAAGGATTTTCAACCTGCCATCATCGATCAGACGGCCATGCCGATTCGGGTCGAGCAATGGCTTGTTAATGACAGAATTGAATATAGAATCATTGGGATTCTCTGGGGAGGTCAGCGTCCGACAGACAAACTGATGATTAGATTTAATTCAGGAGAAAAATATCAACCCGTTGAATCGTATGATCATAACACAAATAAAACCTGGACATTGTGGGCACATACCTGGAAGCCATTAAAACCGGGTTCATATGATATTCAAATAACAATCGACGATTCTTCCATTCGTACTCGTCAACTTGATAACGGGTATTACATTCGAGCAGTTAAAATTGATAAAGTTTAG
- a CDS encoding glucose 1-dehydrogenase: MSTLPNFDLTGKVALVTGASRGIGEAIASTYAAAGAKVVITSRKQENLDVVADKIRSDGGNVLAIAAHTGDSAAIQELMKRVNEEFGGVDILVNNAATNPHFGPILTSEETAWDKTFDINLKGYFRMAKACVESMKNRGGGKIINMSSVAGKKPQPGMGVYCLTKAAVIMLTEILAVELASDNIQVNAIAPGFIKTRFSQAIWDNEKFSEQVTKSIPQKRFATVEELLGIALYLASDASSYTTGSTFVVDGGMLVGDTI; encoded by the coding sequence TTGTCAACCTTACCTAATTTTGATTTGACCGGAAAAGTAGCCCTGGTTACCGGCGCATCTCGTGGTATCGGGGAAGCGATTGCAAGTACATACGCAGCCGCTGGCGCGAAAGTAGTGATCACAAGTCGTAAGCAAGAAAACCTGGATGTAGTGGCGGATAAGATCAGATCAGATGGTGGAAATGTTCTGGCTATTGCTGCGCACACCGGAGATTCCGCAGCCATCCAGGAATTAATGAAACGCGTGAATGAAGAATTTGGTGGAGTCGATATTTTGGTAAACAACGCCGCGACAAACCCGCATTTTGGTCCGATTCTTACTTCCGAAGAAACCGCCTGGGACAAAACTTTCGATATCAATCTCAAAGGCTACTTTAGAATGGCCAAAGCCTGCGTGGAAAGCATGAAAAACCGCGGTGGCGGTAAGATCATCAATATGTCATCGGTAGCTGGAAAAAAGCCGCAGCCTGGAATGGGAGTCTACTGCCTGACCAAAGCAGCCGTCATCATGTTAACCGAAATATTAGCAGTAGAATTAGCGAGCGACAACATCCAGGTAAACGCCATCGCGCCGGGATTTATCAAAACCCGTTTTAGTCAGGCTATTTGGGATAATGAAAAATTCAGCGAGCAAGTCACCAAATCCATCCCGCAAAAGCGGTTCGCAACTGTAGAAGAACTGCTGGGTATTGCCCTCTACCTCGCTTCCGATGCTTCTAGTTATACGACTGGATCGACTTTCGTTGTGGATGGTGGGATGTTGGTGGGGGATACAATTTAA